The Raphanus sativus cultivar WK10039 chromosome 2, ASM80110v3, whole genome shotgun sequence genome includes a region encoding these proteins:
- the LOC108835802 gene encoding probable 6-phosphogluconolactonase 2, with protein MAPVKKIIFKTKDELAVELAKYTANLSSKFCKERGIFTVVLSGGDLISWLWKLLEPPYADSIEWSKWHIFWVDERVCGWDNADSNYKLAYDGFLSKVPIPAENIYAIDKGLGAEGNAELAAERYEECLKQKVNENIIRTYKSSGFPQFDLQLLGMGPDGHMASLFPGHDQINEKVKWVTFITDSPKPPPKRITFTLPVINCASYNVMAVCDKEQADSVEAALTHTKDVPAGRLTADVEVVWFLDQAAASKLKGWCSIL; from the exons ATGGCTCCGGTGAAGAAGATAATATTCAAAACAAAGGATGAATTGGCGGTGGAGCTGGCCAAATACACGGCGAATCTCTCCTCTAAATTCTGCAAAGAAAGAGGAATTTTCACCGTTGTTCTCTCTGGCGGCGACCTCATCTCCTGGCTCTG GAAATTGTTGGAACCTCCATATGCTGATTCAATTGAATGGTCTAAATGGCACATCTTTTGGGTGGATGAGAGGGTTTGTGGTTGGGATAATGCGGATAGCAACTATAAACTCGCCTACGATGGTTTTCTCTCTAAA GTCCCTATTCCGGCCGAGAACATCTATGCCATCGACAAAGGGCTCGGGGCTGAAGGCAATGCTGAGCTCGCAGCCGAACGGTATGAGGAATGCCTCAAACAAAAGGTTAATGAGAACATAATCCGAACATACAAGTCCTCAGGTTTCCCACAGTTCGATCTCCAGCTTCTAGGAATGGGACCAGACGGTCACATGGCGTCTTTGTTCCCGGGACATGATCAGATCAATGAGAAAGTGAAATGGGTTACATTTATTACCGATTCACCTAAACCCCCACCAAAAAGGATCACTTTTACTCTACCGGTTATCAATTGTGCTTCATACAACGTTATGGCCGTATGTGATAAAGAACAAGCTGATTCGGTTGAGGCTGCTCTTACTCATACCAAAGATGTACCAGCTGGTAGGCTAACCGCGGATGTTGAAGTGGTCTGGTTCCTTGACCAAGCAGCTGCATCTAAACTCAAAGGCTGGTGCTCTATCCTTTGA
- the LOC130508582 gene encoding uncharacterized protein LOC130508582: MSNLTKLEINALDITGNNYMTWAVGARMHLRGSGLLETIDNTKTVSDEKKAKAMIFLRHRIHDGLKDEYITKEDPGDLWQSLKERFDHQKYVILPKAKHEWIHLRFQDYKSVSEFNSAMFGITSRMMLCGEKISDYDMIEKTLSTFHPENVVLQQQYRVNGFKRYSELMQILLVAEQNNQLVLLNHQARPTGSAPFPEVNVASSSYDNWRGRGRGRGRGRNHGRGRGRGRRFRPYDERNKKDSQENEGGRDDKRQTEKVCYRCGMKGHWVRTCRTPRHLADLYRESQKGKEKSGGETNFISDEPGPSFHGLNDDTHLDVSDFLVEPENIDV; this comes from the coding sequence ATGTCGAATTTAACAAAGCTCGAAATTAATGCCCTGGATATTACGGGAAATAATTATATGACCTGGGCAGTAGGTGCAAGAATGCACCTAAGAGGTAGCGGGCTTTTGGAAACCATCGATAATACTAAAACGGTGTCGGATGAGAAAAAGGCTAAAGCCATGATATTTTTACGACACCGCATACATGATGGTTTAAAAGATGAATATATTACGAAAGAGGATCCTGGGGACCTCTGGCAATCTCTTAAAGAGAGGTTTGATCACCAGAAGTATGTGATCTTACCAAAAGCCAAACACGAGTGGATCCATCTCCGGTTCCAGGACTACAAAAGTGTAAGTGAGTTTAATTCCGCTATGTTCGGAATTACTTCAAGGATGATGTTATGTGGAGAGAAAATAAGTGATTATGATATGATCGAGAAAACTCTCTCCACGTTCCATCCTGAAAATGTAGTCCTGCAGCAACAGTACCGGGTGAATGGATTTAAGCGTTACTCGGAGTTGATGCAAATCCTCCTTGTAGCGGAGCAAAATAATCAACTCGTGTTGTTAAACCATCAAGCTCGTCCCACTGGATCTGCTCCATTCCCCGAAGTGAATGTTGCATCATCCAGTTATGATAATTGGAGAGGACGAGGACGTGGACGTGGTCGAGGTCGAAATCATGGTCGTgggagaggacgaggaagaagattcCGTCCGTAtgatgaaagaaataaaaaggacTCCCAAGAGAATGAAGGGGGCCGGGATGATAAAAGGCAAACAGAAAAGGTTTGCTACAGATGCGGCATGAAAGGTCATTGGGTACGTACTTGTCGTACGCCAAGACACTTAGCCGATCTGTATAGAGAATCCcaaaagggaaaagagaaaagtGGGGGTGAAACGAATTTCATCTCTGATGAACCCGGGCCATCCTTTCATGGTTTAAATGATGATACTCATCTCGACGTATCAGATTTTCTGGTTGAGCCAGAAAACATCGATGTGTGA